In Besnoitia besnoiti strain Bb-Ger1 chromosome I, whole genome shotgun sequence, the genomic window AAGACACAAAAAAACAACGGCTCCATGTGCACAAACGCCTCTCAAAGCCAGTTTCAGCATATGTCCGCATCATGAATCTCCTCGCCTACCAGCCTGTCTGCATGAATGTCTATATTTAGAAGAACATAATTTTGTGTGCACACAGTTCTGTCCGCGGGTCACTCTTTTGCACTGCGGGAGCATATCACTTGCCTGAAACGATCGTCGGTACGAGAAGGCCAGCTGACGGAGCTCGAGCGCCTCGAGAATcgagagcgcatgcagctgaaTCAAGACCTTGCTGTTAACCCACTTCTGGGGGACCTTGTCGTCGTTTGGCTTGATGCATCGGATAAAGTGCGACTCTGTTTTTTGAATCGTCTCCATCAGGCCCTTCAGCTGCGTCGAGAACTGGCTGCCGATGAGAAGCCCCTTAGGCATCTTGCCCTTCTCGACTTTCACGCCCTCAAACAGGCCGCGAACCACCTCGTTGCctgacgcctgcgcagcggtGCAGCGGATACCCAACATAGTACGATGCATGCCAGCTAAATCCTTCGGACGGAAGCACCAGGAAGCGCTCTGAATGTAGGTACGAGTTAACATGTACATGCAGATGTACACATGCGTGAGTGCACGATGATCCTGGCCGTATCCGCAAGCACGCGGCGGTCTGGGAAGGCGAGGGAAAATGCGCTTTCCTGGAAAAGCACCTGACTGGCTATGGCTTCTTACGCGCGTGACCTCGATGATCTCCGACCGCAGAACGTCCTTGTTCTTGAGGCAGAAGCCGTTGGCGTTGTAAGTGATGCGCCCAATCGTGTGCACGATGGTGAAGTCGAGACTCTTGGTGTTCTtggaggcgacgaagcacGGGTTTCCCGACAGCTTGCTGCTCATGCCGCCGCAGAACTTCTCGTCGTTGCCAGACAGAGAAATGCACTGGTCCTCTAGGGCAGCCAAAATGGAAGTGCCTGACGAAGAAAAGACATACGCCTGCTCTTTACACTTGAAAGTTGAAACAACGCTCCCACGCACGACACATACACGAATGCAGCGGGATGTGCACGCTTGCATGCAAGCATCTCACACACAAACCTAAGCGTCCGGTCTACTTCCCGAAGAAGCACGCGATGCACACATCATGAATAAAATCTGAATAGGCATCTGCCCACATACAAtgcgctctctctccataTGCAGTTGAGTTGGATCATGCAACGACACCGAAGTATATCGTACCTCCCCGACCGCGGAGGGGGCTTCTGCACACAGAACTCTGCATGTGATCGGATCATGCCGCTGGTGGTGCTGGGAAAGACTTACCTTTTCCCATGAGCGTTTCAATGAGCTTCTCGTTGGTGGTGTATTCGATCTTCTTCGCTCCGATGCCTTCCTTTGCGTAGAGCTCGAGTTCCTTTGCAAACACGACCTCCGTGAAATTCCTCTGAACACAAACAGAAACAAAGACCATCACAGTGACACCCTGTCTTGCTCGGTAGCGCGGCcacagcggagagagaggattGGAACGCCGAGCGTTGTTGACGCTGAAACAAAAAGTGCACGGCTATCCGCGCACAGCACACACACTCGACTCCATCCCCCTGTAGGTGTGTTCGACCTGATGCAACTGCACACGTGTGACAAAAACGATCTGACTGCAAAGCGACCCCACAGGAGGGCACGTGAACGCGCTGaggcacatgcatgcgcgggcCTAGACACATAGCGGCTGTGTACCTACACGGAATAAAACAGTTAACCCCGTACACGAACACCGCCTACAGATTGGCAAGAGTATGCAGAACAAAGTTCGGCGGTTTAGACGGATACGATAGAGAAATCTACACGCCTTTCATTATGACAGACAGAAGAGAGCCTCCAGCAGAGGCGGCTGAAGGGTGGATGCACACGATGAAAAGGTCAATTGTCACGACGCGAGGGACCGAAAACGATATCTCAGCGCACCTGAAGGACTTCGTTCGTGATGTTAATGAAGAGCTGCTCGAGGGAGTTGTGCTGGAAGACTTCAAAACCGAAGATATCCAGCAGACCTGAGTACACACCGCGACCGCAGACCACCACACTCGAAAATTAGATCAGCAAGGAAGTCACAAAATCATCACGCATcgatacacacacatattgGTATTTGATCATAGCGGATACGAATCACACCGGCAGCAAGGCAAGCATTTGTACGTGCATCGCATCCGGTGCACGtagcagaaggcgcagagataCAAAAAAATAGCAACACTTATCAAGCTCATTACAGCACACACGACGCCGTTTTTCACGGATAACATAGAAGACGACGACAAATAAAACAAGACACCTAAAAGCAAAGTTCCACGCGCGGCAACCGAAAACATAGTCCCTCCGTTTCCGCCAGGGGCCTCTCAGGCGTCAACAACCGATCAGCGAGACTCTCACTCAaaggaaaacgaaaaagaCAAATTGCAGAGCTTCTATGAATGCCGAGGGAAGCGAAGACGTACCCATGAAGACGTCGAAAGCTCCTCCCTTCGGCTCAATATGTGCGTTCAGCTTGCGGATAATCCACAGGAAGAGCTGTTCGTAGATGCCCTTCGCCAGAGACGCCCGCAGCATCTCCGAATCGGTCGCAGTCCACCGGCTCTCAACCTTGTTGTTTCCTGAAAACGAAACGCCAAGACCCTTAAAAGAGGCACATACTGGAAGGCCAGAAGCAAACCTCGGAGCGAGACCTCGACGCAATCACCCgacatacacgtatatatacatatattcataACCAAATGACATGCACGAGGAGAGAGCTGACCAGGCACAAGCAtgcgtacatacatacatgtattcAAAACAAATCGACATATATAGCATGTGTTCGCTGCTGCGGTTGCAGAGCGCCTTGACTCGCCTGTATGCCTACGCGCAGTGACCGCACGCATATTTCCACTCCCGTGAAAACTCGAGACTACAACAACCGCATCCCGTTGAAGACGCACGAGAGTACAACGAAACGCTCCTGACCTGCGTAAGTCGTCTTGACGGTGAGCTCGTGGAGAATGCTGGAGAAGTCGAGAAacaggaggccgcaggcgttCTTTAGCGCCACCTCAGACTCTCCCACATATGAGGCTGCGTTCTCAACCCCAGCCTCTGTCTTTCCTGGAAACCAAAGgcaggcgcgaagcagacaggcCGACATGAGAGAGAGCGAGTaccccgcagacgcctcagCTAATCTCTCCGCGTTGTGTTTTGCGGAGCGTCTGCACTGCAAATCTGTCAAGCCTTCACTTTCTCGAAATCACGCCCTGCTACGATACTACACGCTCCCAGCACACGACCCGCGCCCACGGCCTCTTCAGACTCCAGAAGAGGCCTTTTCGCGCCTATTCGCACGAGATGGATCTGAGGACTCGCACTCCTTCCGGGACGGGGTTCTCACCAGTTGGCTTGGCATTTCCCAAGAGAAGAACGCCAGACACGAGAGACCAGATTGTGCACGTCTCGGCTTCCGTCAGGTTCATCGACTCGAACGACTTGACGACCTGCTCAAAGTCATCCTCGTCGTTGATGCCTGTATGACACGACGACACACGACGCGACAATGTGAAAACGATATAAACGAACCCCGACAACACTGTATTTAAAGACGTGCATGCGTTCGCCTGCTGcctttctcgtctctcgtTTCCTTCGCTTCCGTCTCGATGACGCTACAGCTGTCCGCCAACGTCTTCGCGGCAcgcctcttctttccttGTAACAAGCCACACGGTGTGGTATTCTGCCAGGCAATCTCCACATCCTGCGCTACAGCATACGAGACtgtacataaatatatatatgaatgtaGATGCTAACATGTTCACGCTCTTCGTACCGGGGGCGTCAAGGCAGTGGGAGTTGATGAAGGCGTAGCTATCGAGCGGCTGGAGGAGGTACTTCTGTCGCATGAAGGGAGGCGCGCCTTTAACGAATTGGTAGAAGATGTGGTAACTTCGTTCGTCGTTGTCCTGACTGACGATTCTGCTTTtttcgaggaggaaggcgacgacctTGCCGTGTTGGATGCCTCCCTCTTTGGCAACGTCGAGAAGCATGAAGCGCCCGAAGCGACTGCTGTTGTTGTTTCGCACGGTCTTTGCGTTTCCAAAGGCCTCAAGCACGGGATTCGCCGCCATGATGGCTGTCTGGATCTTCTGGTCCAAGTTGCCGCTGCGACTCGTCGCGAGGTAGCGCATGACCATCTTGGTCGTCTCGGTCTTTCCGGCGCCACTCTCTCCACTAACAATGATCGTCTGCGACTTCTTCAACTGATGCAGATTCGTGATCGCGCGCCGACTCGCGTAGAAGACGTGCGGAGGGAGCTTGTCCACGTCGGGGGCGTCGCGGTAGAGCGTAATCGCATCGGCTCCTGCATTCTTCAGGTCGTGGAACGGGTTGACCGCGACCACCAGCGGCTCCGCTGTCGTGTAAATCACGTTCTGCGCATACCGCTTCGCCAAGAAATCCAACACGCACGGCATGTTCGTGTGCGGGAGACTGCCAATGTCTCCGTAGGTGAGGGGGTCGATGCCGCGGTTCGCCTGCCAGACGTCCTTAGCCGGAACACTCAGTTCCTGAAGGCGCACAACGATTCCAAAGACGGAGGGGTGGGGGAGGAAAGCAAATGGGTCGTGGCGCCGAGAAAGCCTCCGCGAGGAAActccgcagagaagcagacTGAATGCAGAAACCAGTACGGCGAGCCGCACTAAGGAACACAGGGCAACACACAAAGgtcgcgagcagctgcgtgcaGCTCGATATCGGGGTGGGAGTTTAAGCTGGGGAAGTTCCGCGCGCACACGTACCTGTTCGTCTCCCGCGGGTTCGACCTGCTTAAGCTTCAGCGTCTGTTCTGTGCTGCCCGGGAGAACCTGGCAGAGACTGAAGAGAAGATCGGGGTCTTTTTTGACCGCCGGTCCCTGCGTGCTCCAGACGAAGAAGTCTTTGCCTGGCGCACCGACGCCTTCAATCTTCGACCCCGCGCGGatcagcgccgcggcggtcttCGAATCAGAATCCGCTTTCGCCGCCATGGTTTGAAaagacgacgcgagaggagagacagtcTAGAATATGACGCGAGGAAAGACCGAgtgcgtcttccgcgttaCCTAGGGGGTTCAGCTGTTCCGACCGGTAGCGAAACTGAGCTCACACGCCGTCCTAGCTCTGCCGCCCCAGGTTTTCAACACGAGTCCAGACAGAGGAATTCCGTGCTCTCACTCACTGATGAAAAAGCCCAGGCAGCAACGGGTTCGCAAAGACTGCCTGGAAGCGACCGGCACAGCCTGTTGGGGAACTCCGTTTGACACACTGCGGTCCACAGGGGAGAAACAGCCGAAAATTTGGCGAACTCAATGTGCGAAACGAGAGGCGTGGAGCAAACAAAGGAACCGGTGCAGGGGAACTTGACAAGCTCCTGGACGCTGGGCGAAACAACCAGTCAGCGAAGTCAAACCGGGCGCCAGTGTCGCCCGTTTGCCGCGGTACGACGAAATGTTACAGATGACAAAACTAGCACCCGCAGGTGAAGCTCTGGATAAGACGTCTCGAGATCTGCCTCAATAAAGAGACTCGCACGCTATAGCACGAGAAGAAAAATGCGCTGAACGACAAGCACGTCCAAAAGAACAGAGGCACCCTGTATCCGGATCCGCCGAAGCGTTTAATGCAGAGACGGTACCCGTTGCATGTGCGGCGGCAGACCCGAACGTGCGCAGTCGCTGTTTCTGTGGAGTTCGTCGGGACCGTTCGCCGTGTGCAATTCTCCGCGGAAGAAGCTGCCTACGGAGCTAGATGCCAGTTCTAATTGGGCCCCAAGAGGAATTTTAGGAGCAGTTTGTGTGCGCTCTGAGCAGAGTTGAatccgcagcgcgcggacgtCAGTTAGTCCACCTGTCGCTGGCTGGTTCGCTCACATATCGGGGGTGACTAACAGTCGCGCGAGACTCGAATGACAGGgctgcgagcgaggcggggacgcgccgcggcacaGCAGCTCTACAAGCGATCAATTCTGCTCAGGCTTCCCAACTATCACGTTacagcacacacacatgGTTGCACAATGCGTTCTGCCCTTTGCCATGTCGTTCGGGATACCGCGCACTCCCGCGTGTGTGTCGGCAGACCTGAGAGAACTCTGGCAACGCGCAAAAAGAGAATCGGATAACGCAGACAACCGTAAATCTGCCGCAGGACGGAAgcttctcctccctctgtcAGCTGTGACGTTTCTGCGAGGAGAACTGCCTGCCACATGTCCACAGATGCAGCAAGAACAGGCTGGGAGCACTGCAGGAGTGCATCTACCTCTAAATCCAGTTCCGCATACAGGGTTCGCCCTCGTCAACCAGCCACACGTACAGGAGACCCCCAGAGGGCTGTCCTTTGTCGCATGAAGACTGGAGTCTTTCCGAACTTCTGTCGTCTTCGATCGTGTCAGGAGCCCGGATAATTACCACGGTGGGGGGATACTCCGACACCGAAGCGTTGTTGCTCACATCACCACAGCATGGTTCACCAAAGGTGTTTTTTGCGTCACAGACAGTGGGGTCTCGCGAGACACCCATTATCTGGGAGGTGGCCTATGGTTTGCAACTGCTGGAGCTCCTTGGCGCGATCCATCACTTCGGGAACTCCGTCCGAGCGGCAGTATCTCCTGAGTATCCTGTGAACAGCGACGCAGCCCCTCTACCACGTGAGAGTGACGCATCGGAGACTGACTGCACTGTCGACGCTTTGAACACTGTCGATGTGGAAAGAAAGGGCTCCCGGATGCGTCGGATCAAGCAAGAGTGGCAAaagggcagcggccgcacaGTCATACCGGCCAAGGCAAGAATCGCCTACCCCCAGATACAGCCGACGTCTGGGGGGCCGGGGTGCGCCGAGAGGTACTCGATGCCACTGAAAGTGCAGAAGGGACTTGGACTTTTCAGCTGCTGTGCGTGCCATACACGCTGCGGACATACCCCTACTCGCTGCGCAAAACTGCCACTGCGCCCGTCGCTAGAACTGAAGAGCCGCGAACATAGGCGCGTTAAGAAAAGCACTACGGGCCCTAGAAATGGATGCTAGCGAGTATACCTCTTGAGGGCCTCTGAACCTACAATGCCACACCGAGGTTGCCCTGGCACTAATCTTGCACACGTCTGTCTTTCCGCATATGTACAGGTGAACTGCAGACTCTGACCCGTAGCCTGTGAATGGAGCATGCgaatatacagatatattCATTCATACACGCAAAACCTGGAGCGGTTTCCCAAGTGaaccggcgcctcgcgcatccaggcgcgagaaggaacgACTGTGAAAAGTCTCGGCAAAAAACACGCAAAGTCTTCGCCCATGGTTCCTTAGAAGCTCCCCTCCACGCTACACCCTCGCATTCTAGAAAGACACGGGAGCACGAATAGTTGCACTGCAGTCGCCCGTGCACGCGACCTTCGAGTCTTTGGTTTATGAACTTTGTATTTAGGCCCTCGACTTCGCTTCAAATCATGCGCCGAACTTCCGCCCCCACAAACTAGCGTACAAAGACGAACGCATTGGGCTGAGTGAAGAAGGCCGTCGAGAGGTGCAAGACAAATCAGACACCATCTGTTGATGCTGGAATCCCTGCTATCCCTACTGAAGTGAGAGAGTCTGCGCTGAACGAGAGGCTCTTTGACAAGTGTACAAAAGATACGGCGCCCAAACGTGTCTGCGGGAGAAgcctccacgcgcgagaCACAAACTGAATCTCTCAGGGTTTAGAGTCTAGACTTTTCGACTTGAGGGGCGCGCTGTGGAGGTCTTCCTGGGCGCTCTACCTGAGTACTTCTTCTTGTCCTCGGCGGCAATTTCGGCTTGAAGACTTGCATCTTCGCTCGCGTGGGAGGGGTCGACAGCACGCCTTCGCATATCGCGCACAATCTTGTTCCACATCTGCGCACACCGGAACGCAACGCTCCAGAACGCGAGACACTCTGGCGACGcaacgccgcggaagacgccaaCCCCAAAGGTCAAGTTCACCCACGAACGCACGCGCCAGTGCGCAGATGCACACGGACGTGGAGCCACATCTGCACACAGATGCATGCacgaagaagctgcagcagagcttCGGGCAAGAGCTTGAAGCACGGCGCCACCGCGCGCCAGATTCAGtcgcaggcagccgcgcacggTCCCGCCCGTCTGCGCATTCGCGCGTTCGCCGAAGACGCCTCCGTCCACACAGACGAGACGACGCTCGGTTAACGAGGCTGCGCGCACGCAGTGCGCCGACGCTGTCACCCGTGGAAGCTGACGAAGACAAAATCGAGACTCAACGCCACACATTATCGTTTCTCGGCAAGACGGAGCGGAACCCGACGGAGGGCAATCGTCCCCTCCAGAGCTGCATAAATGCACAACTCGCCGTCTCTAGATCTGTTCGTCGACGCGACGCGCTTACATCGGGGTGCATTCCTGTGGGACGGTAATCCTCGAAGTGTTGCTCTCCCGGCGTGTTGCCTTTGTCCGCGAACTTCCGCTCCCAACTAAACACAGCGCACGCCCACACACAGCCGCAAACTGCGTCGGAGTCTACGCTGGTGCATGCATATAATTAATTCACAGAGGTACACAGGCCGCCTAGGCGCCATGTTCGATAAAACCAAGgctcgcagagagagagctaGACGGCTTAGGACGAAAACAGGGGAAACTCCGCGTGTTTGGAAGGTTGctccgcgcatgcgtcgccgctgttCCCAGAGGAgcgtcgtctttcttctttcggCTGCTCACAAGAATTTGCCGCGCCAGACAACTCGAGCCATGTAGCACCTGCGAACAGCGCCGCATgtggagaaaaaaaggaggCGCCCATGCATTGGAGCCTCGACTCAGGCAGAGGACAAAACACGCACGACGACGAACATGCCTTCACCAGGGCTGTCACGCCTCTGAGAGATCCGCTGCCAAAGAGAAAAGCAGAGCCCACCCCGCTTTGCTGCGAATGCGCCAGCTGGGAGCAGAGGCATATTGAAAAAGACAAAGCAGTTAGCTCTGAGAATTTCTGCGTCTACAGGACGCAGCGTGCGCGTTCATTTGGTGCTTTGCACGCCCTTTTTTTTAACACACAGCTCGCTGTCGCGGTCGACGAATTCGCGCTTCAgaaacggcggcggaggcctgaAGAGCGGTCCGAGACTCCGCCAGCAGGGCTCCTGCAGACACAGCGCGCGTGCAGCCTCAAAAGGAACCAGCGAGCTGTATGCAGTTCAACCCTGCATCAAGACGCCCACAAGACTATGTCCTCCTCGTATATATAAATCCGTTAATGATGAGAAAATCGAAAAACACCGCGACCACGGACGAGATGCAGCGGCACGCAGGCAGAAGAACAGGCAGAGGCACAAGCTTGAAGGAACGAAGCAGGACAGTGTCAGCGCGAAAACGAAAACAGATAGGGATAGACGCCAACGAGGAGCCTGGGTGAACGGCGGTGGCGCGCCAGCTCCAGAGACAGGATACACACAGAATGTACGGAAATAGAAGATGGAAACCAGATCAACGCGGCGCGAAAGACACGACACGTTTGATATTAGGCGCCAGAAAAGTACCTGCTTCTTCTTGGGCATGCGGACCTCAATCGCGCGACTCTTGACCTCGAACGAGCTATTCTGTGAAGAAAATGAagtcgcgagagagaaaaaaaagtaTGTCGAGGTGTGACGACGCAGCACAAGACTCACGCTCTC contains:
- a CDS encoding myosin D (encoded by transcript BESB_000970), producing the protein MAAKADSDSKTAAALIRAGSKIEGVGAPGKDFFVWSTQGPAVKKDPDLLFSLCQVLPGSTEQTLKLKQVEPAGDEQELSVPAKDVWQANRGIDPLTYGDIGSLPHTNMPCVLDFLAKRYAQNVIYTTAEPLVVAVNPFHDLKNAGADAITLYRDAPDVDKLPPHVFYASRRAITNLHQLKKSQTIIVSGESGAGKTETTKMVMRYLATSRSGNLDQKIQTAIMAANPVLEAFGNAKTVRNNNSSRFGRFMLLDVAKEGGIQHGKVVAFLLEKSRIVSQDNDERSYHIFYQFVKGAPPFMRQKYLLQPLDSYAFINSHCLDAPGINDEDDFEQVVKSFESMNLTEAETCTIWSLVSGVLLLGNAKPTGKTEAGVENAASYVGESEVALKNACGLLFLDFSSILHELTVKTTYAGNNKVESRWTATDSEMLRASLAKGIYEQLFLWIIRKLNAHIEPKGGAFDVFMGLLDIFGFEVFQHNSLEQLFINITNEVLQRNFTEVVFAKELELYAKEGIGAKKIEYTTNEKLIETLMGKGTSILAALEDQCISLSGNDEKFCGGMSSKLSGNPCFVASKNTKSLDFTIVHTIGRITYNANGFCLKNKDVLRSEIIEVTRASGNEVVRGLFEGVKVEKGKMPKGLLIGSQFSTQLKGLMETIQKTESHFIRCIKPNDDKVPQKWVNSKVLIQLHALSILEALELRQLAFSYRRSFQEFVDQFRFINLEASSKAGNDAKAVCLELLKSTQLAADEYALGHTMVFLKPQAAKLLVRLQREALSAWEPLVSALEAITVFKRSRKIFVDRALPATRICANVRRKLVQAGISVSA
- a CDS encoding hypothetical protein (encoded by transcript BESB_000980) — its product is MAHAVQEPSPRPAARSSARLLLPRAVCLFSALAVFLLSRGDGAEVGSREASADGATSFDALDDKPAPQSPPVVKWRQTPSELLITVAGSFQWPKVRFRNKGLYVEGRGSIDGGAKKKYVLDLAFLREIRPENSSFEVKSRAIEVRMPKKKQEPCWRSLGPLFRPPPPFLKREFVDRDSELCYMARVVWRGKFFWERKFADKGNTPGEQHFEDYRPTGMHPDMWNKIVRDMRRRAVDPSHASEDASLQAEIAAEDKKKYSGRAPRKTSTARPSSRKV